One genomic window of Solanum stenotomum isolate F172 chromosome 9, ASM1918654v1, whole genome shotgun sequence includes the following:
- the LOC125877645 gene encoding intracellular ribonuclease LX-like, whose amino-acid sequence MKKLPFFLLILLLIIICVHSQVTPPTPAPAPLPPSPPLPSMMRYVLQWPPTLCMTLENGRCKEPIPENEFLLHGLWPADENGNVMGGTPKPPDQKWNATLVKPLEVYLVPFWRSLKQNFNNMGLYKHEFKRHGIWAQTGVEEYFKTSIRINNIFFVTRNLYNYLETSNIIASDTSDYTENDIVNAIQKVFASPTPLSPSLAPPHDPFLSPAPAPSHDPFNIYLSCTLIDTKLYLNEVTFCTYPNGTKFISCPHQIPDPLRRCDGANIMLPLARAQPSIPPPPSPPSPNKFQEEECGTYPIFERSWAKYIFNGWI is encoded by the exons ATGAAGAAACTTCCCttctttcttctcattttgCTACTTATAATAATTTGTGTTCACTCCCAAGTAACCCCTCCTACCCCAGCCCCAGCCCCCCTCCCACCCTCACCCCCACTCCCATCAATGATGAGGTATGTGCTTCAATGGCCACCAACTCTTTGCATGACACTAGAAAATGGAAGGTGCAAAGAACCAATTCCTGAAAATGAATTCCTACTCCATGGCCTTTGGCCAGCAGATGAAAATGGAAATGTCATGGGAGGCACCCCCAAACCACCTGACCAAAAATGGAATGCAACTCtg GTCAAACCATTGGAAGTTTACCTTGTACCCTTCTGGAGATCACTtaaacaaaatttcaacaatatGGGGTTATATAAGCATGAGTTTAAAAGGCATGGAATATGGGCACAAACAGGTGTAGAAGAATACTTCAAAACATCAATAAGGATCAACAACATCTTTTTTGTAACGAGGAACTTGTACAATTACTTGGAAACAAGTAATATTATTGCTTCTGATACCTCGGATTATACTGAAAATGATATTGTTAATGCTATTCAAAAAGTATTTGCCTCGCCTACTCCTCTATCGCCATCACTTGCACCACCACATGACCCCTTTCTCTCACCGGCCCCTGCGCCATCACATGACCCCTTCAATATTTACCTCTCTTGTACTTTGATTGACACAAAACTTTACTTGAATGAGGTTACCTTTTGCACTTATCCCAATGGGACTAAATTTATTTCATGCCCTCATCAAATACCTGATCCTCTAAGACGATGCGATGGAGCTAATATTATGCTACCTCTTGCAAGAGCTCAACC GTCGATTccaccaccaccatcaccaCCATCTCCGAATAAATTTCAGGAAGAAGAATGTGGGACATATCCAATATTTGAACGTTCATGGGCTAAATATATATTCAACGGTTGGATTTAA